From the genome of Desmodus rotundus isolate HL8 chromosome 2, HLdesRot8A.1, whole genome shotgun sequence, one region includes:
- the NFKBIZ gene encoding NF-kappa-B inhibitor zeta, with amino-acid sequence MIVDKLLDDSRGGEGLLDAARDGGLMTSPLNLAYFYGASPPAAAPGACDASSSASGPSAPGSPGSDSSDFSVSSASSCGAVETRPRGGARAERLQVEPHMGVGRQQRGPFQGVRVKNSVKELLLHIRSHKQKAAGQATDDFKTQGVNREQFTELTNTVSYSGKRKGPDSLSDGLGCKRPALLHTQFLTPPQTPTPAESMEDVHHNEPKPDSSADLLQNIINIKNECSPVSLNTVQVSWVSPVGVPQSSPREQCQDFHGGQVFSPPQKYQLFQVSSSPHVMDQASMYQFSPQSQNMQQQQQQPYTHNPTLEYSPYSRTSQSPSYEPNVFDNQELQFCPNQSFASLLNSHGECENVGIPVQTPPGVQPQNDAHVQNFSMMPHSAREAMAAHDAGSVPLSTSLPFQNIIGNPMNTTQLGKSFFQWQVEQEESKLANISQDQFLSKDADGDTFLHIAVAQGRRALAYVLARKMNALHMLDIKEHNGQSAFQVAVAANQHLIVQDLVNLGAQVNTTDCWGRTPLHVCAEKGHSQVLQAIQKGAVMSNQFVDLEATNYDGLTPLHCAVIAHNAVVHELQRNQQPHSPEVQELLLKNKSLVDTIKCLIQMGGSVEAKDRKSGRTALHLAAEEANLELIRLFLELPSCLSFVNAKAYNGNTALHVAASLQYRVTQLDAVRLLMRKGADPSTRNLENEQPVHLVPDGPVGEQIRRILKGKSIQQRAPPY; translated from the exons ATGATCGTGGACAAGCTGCTGGACGACAGCCGCGGCGGAGAGGGGCTGCTGGACGCGGCCCGGGACGGCGGCCTCATGACCAGCCCGCTCAACTTGGCCTACTTCTACGGCGCCTCGCCGCCCGCTGCGGCCCCGGGCGCCTGCGACGCCAGCTCCTCGGCGTCGGGGCCCTCGGCGCCCGGCTCGCCGGGCTCTGACTCTTCTGACTTCTCCGTCTCGTCGGCGTCCTCCTGCGGGGCAGTGGAAACCCGGCCGAGAGGCGGCGCCCGAGCGGAGCGGCTGCAAG TTGAGCCCCATATGGGGGTTGGAAGGCAGCAGAGAGGACCCTTTCAAGGTGTTCGTGTGAAGAACTCAGTGAAGGAACTCCTGCTGCACATCCGAAGTCACAAACAGAAGGCTGCCGGCCAAGCCACGGATGATTTTAAG ACACAAGGTGTGAACAGAGAGCAATTCACAG AATTGACAAACACAGTGTCATATAGTGGGAAAAGGAAAGGACCTGATTCGTTGTCTGATGGACTGGGTTGCAAAAGGCCAGCTTTGCTGCATACCCAGTTTTTG ACACCACCTCAAACGCCAACACCTGCGGAGAGCATGGAAGATGTGCATCACAATGAGCCCAAACCGGACAGCAGTGCCGATCTGCTTCAGAACATCATCAACATCAAGAACGAATGCAGCCCAGTTTCCCTGAATACAGTCCAAGTTAGCTGGGTGAGCCCTGTGGGGGTCCCTCAGAGCTCTCCCCGAGAGCAGTGTCAGGACTTCCATGGAGGGCAGGTCTTCAGTCCACCTCAGAAGTACCAGCTGTTCCAGGTCAGCAGCTCCCCGCACGTGATGGATCAGGCTTCCATGTACCAGTTTTCTCCACAGAGCCAGAacatgcagcagcagcagcagcagccctatACCCACAATCCAACTCTGGAATACAGTCCTTATTCCAGAACGTCCCAGTCCCCCAGCTACGAACCAAACGTCTTTGATAACCAAGAACTGCAGTTCTGCCCAAACCAAAGTTTTGCATCCCTTCTAAACAGTCATGGGGAATGTGAGAATGTTGGTATTCCTGTTCAGACTCCCCCCGGTGTTCAGCCGCAGAATGATGCCCATGTGCAAAACTTCAGCATGATGCCGCACAGTGCCCGTGAGGCCATGGCGGCGCACGACGCAGGTTCTGTGCCTTTAAGCACTTCACTGCCGTTCCAGAACATTATTGGAAATCCAATGAACACCACACAGTTAGGGAAGTCATTTTTTCAGTGGCAAGTGGAGCAGGAAGAAAGCAAATTGGCAAATATCTCCCAAGACCAGTTTCTTTCAAAGGATGCAGATGGTGACAC ATTCCTCCATATTGCAGTCGCCCAAGGGAGAAGAGCACTTGCCTATGTCCTTGCAAGGAAGATGAATGCCCTTCACATGCTGGATATTAAAGAGCACAATGGACAG AGTGCCTTTCAGGTGGCAGTGGCTGCCAATCAGCATCTCATTGTGCAGGATCTGGTGAACCTTGGGGCCCAGGTGAACACCACCGACTGCTGGGGAAGAACCCCTCTGCATGTCTGTGCCGAGAAGGGCCACTCCCAGGTGCTTCAG gCAATTCAGAAGGGTGCAGTGATGAGCAATCAATTTGTGGATCTTGAGGCAACTAACTATGATG GCCTGACTCCTCTGCACTGTGCGGTCATCGCCCACAATGCTGTGGTGCACGAACTCCAGAGAAATCAACAGCCCCATTCACCTGAAGTTCAGGAGCTTTTACTGAAGAATAAGAGTCTGGTTGACACCATTAAGTGTCTGATTCAAATGGGAGGATCAGTGGAAGCTAAG GATCGTAAAAGTGGCCGCACAGCCCTGCATTTGGCAGCTGAGGAAGCAAATCTGGAACTCATTCGCCTCTTTTTGGAGCTGCCTAGTTGCCTGTCTTTTGTGAATGCAAAG GCTTACAATGGAAACACTGCCCTCCACGTCGCTGCCAGTCTGCAGTACCGGGTGACACAGCTGGATGCGGTCCGCCTGTTGATGAGGAAGGGAGCAGACCCAAGTACTCGGAACCTGGAGAATGAACAGCCAGTGCATTTGGTTCCTGATGGCCCTGTGGGAGAACAG ATCCGTCGTATCCTGAAGGGGAAGTCCATTCAGCAGAGAGCTCCACCGTACTAG